From Phycisphaeraceae bacterium, a single genomic window includes:
- a CDS encoding HIT family protein — protein MSDSIFSKIIRQEIPAHRLYEDEHCIAILDIAPLSPGHTLVIPKEPADTLDQLSDSAAAGVGRALPRISRAILKVTGATAYNVLQNNGPDASQSVPHVHFHIIPRSPDNSAGLGLQWKTTSPDAETLAELGRKIARLL, from the coding sequence ATGAGCGACTCAATCTTCAGCAAAATCATCCGTCAAGAAATCCCCGCACACCGTCTCTACGAAGACGAACACTGCATCGCGATCCTCGATATCGCCCCCCTGAGCCCCGGCCACACCCTCGTCATACCCAAAGAGCCCGCCGACACTCTCGACCAACTCTCCGACTCGGCCGCCGCAGGGGTCGGCCGCGCACTCCCACGCATCTCACGCGCCATTCTCAAAGTCACCGGCGCAACCGCGTACAACGTCCTCCAGAACAACGGCCCCGACGCCTCGCAGTCCGTTCCCCACGTCCACTTTCACATCATCCCCCGCTCCCCCGACAATTCCGCAGGCCTCGGTCTGCAATGGAAAACGACTTCCCCGGACGCCGAAACCCTCGCCGAACTCGGCCGAAAAATCGCCCGCCTCCTCTGA